The genomic region GATGCGGATCACGCCGGAGTCCTCCGGCTGGGCGAGCACGGTGTTGCCCAGCACGTAGCGGTCGTACTGCTCGGTGACCCAGGTCTTGTCGGCCAGGTTCGGCGAGGCGATCATGCGCAGCACGGTCTCCCGCAGCGCCTCCGGGTCGGCCGGGCGGGGCAGGGTCTCGGCCCGGTCGGCCTGGAGCAGGATCAGGTCGGCCGGCTCCCGCATCGGGCGGGCGTAGACCGGGCCGTCGTCGACCAGCGAGCCCGGCGGCACGTCGACCACCAGGTGGTCCCGCCAGGTGATGGTCAGCCGGCCGGGGCGGCCGTCCGGCGCGGGCGCGGTCACCTCGCCGATCGCGGTGGCCAGCACGCCCCACTTCTCGGCGGTCTTGAGCACCGCGTCGAGCTTGTCGGGCGCGACGACGAGCAGCATCCGCTCCTGCGACTCGCTGGCGAGGATCTCGTGCGGCTCCATCGAGGGCTCGCGCAGCGGCACCCGCTCCAGCCACACCCGCATGCCGGTGCCGGCCGCCGCGGCGGTCTCGGTGAGCGCACAGGTCAGCCCGGCGCCGCCGAGGTCCTGGATGCCGACCACCAGCTCGGCGTCGTACAGCTCGAGACAGGCCTCGATCAGCAGCTTCTCGGTGAACGGGTCGCCCACCTGCACGGCCGGGCGGCGGGCCTCGCTGCCCTCGTCGAAGGTGGCGCTGGCCAGCACCGACACGCCGCCGATGCCGTCCCGGCCGGTCTTGGCGCCCATCAGCACCACGACGTTGCCGGGGCCGGCGGCGGCCTTGTTCTGCAGCCGGTTGACCGGCAGCACGCCGAGGCAGAGCGCGTTGAGCAGCGGGTTGCCCTGGTAGGACGGGTCGAAGACCAGCTCGCCGCCGATGTTCGGCAGGCCGAGGCAGTTGCCGTAGCCGCCGACACCGGCGACGACGCCGGTGAGCACCCGGGCGGTGTCCGGGTGGTCGGCGGCGCCGAAGCGCAGCGGGTCCATCACCGCGACCGGGCGGGCGCCCATCGCCAGGATGTCCCGCACGATGCCGCCGACGCCGGTGGCCGCGCCCTGGTAGGGCTCGACGAAGCTCGGGTGGTTGTGCGACTCGACCTTGAAGGTCACCGCCAGCTCGTCGGAGACCTGCACGACGCCGGCGTTCTCACCGATGCCGGCGAGCAGCCGGTCGCTCGACGGGGCCTTCTCACCGAACTGGCGCAGGTGCACCTTGCTGGACTTGTACGAGCAGTGCTCGCTCCACATGATCGAGTACATCGCCAGCTCGGCCTGGGTGGGCCGCCGGCCGAGGATCTGCCGGATCCGGTCGTACTCGTCGTCGCGGAGACCGAGCTCGGCGTACGGCTGGAGCTCGCCGGGCGTGCCACCGGCGCGCGGCACGGTGTCCACGCCGTCGGCCCAGTCCGCGGCCGTCGGCTCGGCGGGCCGGGCCGGCTGGGCCGCGGCGGCCGGCGGTACGACGGCCGCCGGGCTCGGCTCCACCGGCTGCGCCGGCGCGGCCGGGAAGGCCTCCGGGGTCTCCCGTACCGGGTCCGGATGGGTGGTCATGACCTCTCCTCGCTGCGCTCGTGCCCGCCCGCCGGGCGGTCGAGCTGGCCGATCGTCCTGGCGCTCACGCCGGCGCCCCCACCAGGTGCTTGAGGGCGGAGGTGAAGAAGCCGAGCCCGTCCAGGGAGGGGCCGGTGAGCGCCTCGACCGCGTGCTCGGGGTGCGGCATGATGCCGACCACGTTCCCGGCCTGGTTGGTGATCGCGGCGATGTCGCGCTGCGACCCGTTGGGGTTGCCGCCGATGTAGCGGGCGACCACCCGGCCCTCGGCCTCGAGCTGGTCCAGCGTCGCGGCGTCGGCGACGTAGCAGCCCTCGCCGTTCTTGACCGGGATCAGGATCTCCTGGCCGGGCTGGAACGCGTTGGTCCACGCGGTGCCGGCCGTCTCGATGCGCAGGAACTGGTCCCGGTTGCGGAAGTGCAGGTGCTGGTTGCGGGTGAGCGCGCCGGGCAGCAGGTGGGCCTCGCAGAGGATCTGGAAGCCGTTGCAGATGCCGAGCACCGGCAGGCCGCCCCGGGCCGCGTCGACGATCGTCTCCATCACCGGGGCGAACCGGGCGATCGCGCCGCACCGCAGGTAGTCACCGTAGGAGAAGCCGCCGGGCAGGACGACCGCGTCCACGCCGTGCAGGTCCGGGTCACCGTGCCAGAGCCGGACCGGCTCGGCGCCGGCGAGCCGGACGGCCCGGGCCGCGTCCCCGTCGTCGAGCGAGCCGGGGAAGGTGACCACTCCGACCCGCGCGGTCACGGTCGCGCGCCCGCGGTCTCGTCGGCCTCGACCAGGCGGACGGTGAAGTCCTCGATGACCGGGTTGGCGAGCAGCTTGTCGGCGATCTCCCGGGCCCGGTCCAGGTCCGGCTCACCGGTGAACTCGATCTCGATCCGACGACCGATCCGGACCGAGGCGACGTCGCTGACGCCGAGCCGCGGCAGCGCGTTAGCGACAGCCTGGCCCTGCGGATCGAGGATCTCGGGCTTGAGCATGACGTCGACGACGACGCGAGGCACTGGGCACTCCTGACTGTGTACGCAGTTGGGTGCCGACCCACATGGGGCGAGCGCAGCCAGCCTACCTGGCAGATATCGCTCCGGCCGCACCGGCCGGGCTCGGTCGAGGCAGTGATCGACGTAACCACCCGTCGCGCGGGGCCCGTAGCGCCCCGAGAGCCTCGACACCCGCTCCCACCAGGCCATTTAAGGCGTGCGGAGAGGCCGAATCGTTACATTGCCCAATCTCGATCGAATCCTTGAAATCGGCGCCGCCGACCCCTAGCCTACATCGACAGAGTTCGATGATCTGGCGATGGGTGACCCCCACCGCCGGCCACCCCGCCCGGCGACCCCGGGTCCCGCCCACCGTCAAGGAGTCCACCGAGATGCGTATCCGTTCCCTGCTCGTGGCGATCAGCACCGCGCTGGTCGGCGTCGTCGGCGCCGCCTCGGGCGCCACCGCCGCCCCCGAAGGGCCGCAGCCCATCATCGGCGGCGGCACCGTGTCGTCCGCCCCGTGGGCCGCCGCCGTCTTCAGCAACGGCTCGTTCACCTGCTCCGGCAGCGTGATCGCCGCGCAGTGGGTGCTCACCGCCCGCCACTGCGTCAGTGGCTCGATGTCGGTCCGCGTCGGCAGCGTGTACCGCTCCTCGGGCGGCGTCACCCGCACGGTCAGCGCCACGTACACCCGCTACGACCTGGCCCTGATGCGCCTCTCCAGCTCGGTGAGCACCTCGGCGGTCACGCTGGCCACCAGCAACCCGCCGATCGGCTCGACCAACTCGATCTACGGCTGGGGCATGACCTGCTACAGCGGCTGCTCCGCGTCGAGCCAGCTCAAGACCGCCAACGTCCAGGTGACCAGCAACAGCGCCACCGACGCGTACGGCGGGCAGGCGATCCGCAGCACGCGGATCAACGGCAACGCCTGGCGGGGCGACTCGGGCGGCCCGCAGTTCTACAACGGCCGGCAGGTCGGCGTCGCGTCGACCGCCGACGGCGTGAACATCCAGAACTACGGCAGCGTCGCGTACAACCGATCCTGGATCACCTCGGTGGCCGGTGTCTGACGGTTAGCGCCCTGGGCGGCGCGGATGGCCGACGACGTGCCGGCCGTCCGCGCCGCGCGGTTTTTCAGCATCCGATCAGGTGAACAATCTTCACGATCGGGTGTGGCCCGCCCTGACAGCATCGGAACCGTGCTGGTCGTGACGACGGACCAACTGCCCGGGTACGAGATCCGCCAGATCCTCGGTGAGGTGGTGTCATCGATGGCCAGGACGCGTAACCCGTACCGCGAGGGCGTCAAGAACCTGCGCGGCGGGGCGTACGACCCGATGGCCCCCGACAACCTCACCCGGTGGCGCACCGACTCCGTCGCCCGGCTGGGCGAGGAGGCCCGCCGGCTCGGCGCGAACGCCGTGATCGGCATGCGGTTCGACAGTCGCGACTGCGGCGAGATGTGGATGGAGATCTGCGCGTACGGCACGGCGGTGATCGTCGTACCCAAGGTGCCCGACGTCATGCCGCACGACCAGCCCCTGGTCGCCGCGGAGACGGCCCACGAGCCGGAGCTCGCGGAGGCGCCCAGCGGCATCGCCGAACCGGCGAGCGCGCCCAACCTCTCCACCGCCGCCGAAACCCCCACCCGCGAACCCTGACCCCACCACCACCCGGCCAACCTCCCCGGTTGATCATGACGTTTGCGGCACTTCTGGAGATCGACTTCGCCGCAGACCTCATGATCAACGCGGTGAGCGTCGGGGGGCCGCCGTGGGGTTAGAGGATCGGGGGTGGGCTGTAGGTGGCGGCGTCGGGGTGGGATTCGACGATCTTGCTGATGCGGCGGGTCACCGACTGGACCTGGGCGGGGGCCGCGCCGACGAAGGCGGCCCGGTCGGCCACCAGCTCGTCGATCTCGGCCCGGGTGAGGCCCAGCCGGCCGTCCGCGGCGAGCCGGTCGAAGAGGTCGTTCTCGAGCGCGCCCTTCTCCCGCATGCCCAGCGCGACGGCGACCGCGTGCTCCTTGATCACCTCGTGCGCGACCTCCCGGCCCACGCCGCGCCGGACCGCCGCCACCAGGATCTTCGTGGTGGCCAGGAACGGCAGGAAGCGCTCGAGCTCCCGGTTGATCACCGCCGGGTACGCGCCGAACTCGTCGAGCACGGTGAGGAACGTCTGGAACAGCCCGTCGGCGGCGAAGAACGCGTCCGGCAGGGCCACCCGGCGGACCACCGAGCAGGAGACGTCGCCCTCGTTCCACTGGTCGCCGGCCAGCTCGCCGACCATCGACAGGTAGCCCCGGATGATCACGGCGAACCCGTTCACCCGCTCACTGGACCGGGTGTTCATCTTGTGCGGCATCGCGCTGGAGCCCACCTGGCCGGGCTTGAAGCCCTCGGTCACCAGCTCCTGGCCGACCATCAGCCGGATCGTCGTGGCCAGCGAGGACGGCCCGGCGGCCACCTGGGCCAGCGCGGAGACCACGTCGAAGTCGAGTGACCGGGGGTAGACCTGCCCGACGCTGTCGAGCACCCGGGAGAAGCCGAGGTGCCCGGCCACCCGGCGCTCCAGCTCGGCGACCTTCTCCGCGTCGCCGTCGAAGAGGTCGAGCTGGTCGGCGGCGGTGCCGACCGGACCCTTGATCCCCCGCAGCGGGTAGCGGGCGATCAGGTCCTCCAGCCGCTCGTACGCGATGAGCAGCTCCTCGGCCGCCGACGCGAAGCGCTTGCCGAGCGTGGTGGCCTGCGCGGCCACGTTGTGCGAGCGGCCCGCCATCACCACGCCGGAGTACTCGTGCGCGTGCCACGCCAGCCGGGCCAGGGTGGCGACCACCCGGTCCCGGATCAGCTCCAGCGACGCGCGGATCTGGAGCTGCTCGACGTTCTCGGTGAGGTCCCGGGACGTCATCCCCTTGTGCACGTGCTCGTGCCCGGCGAGCGAGCTGAACTCCTCGATCCGGGCCTTCACGTCGTGCCGGGTGACCCGCTCGCGCGCCGCGATCGAGGCCAGGTCGACGTCGTCGACCACCCGCTCGTACGCCTCGACCACCCCGTCCGGCACCGGCACGCCGAGGTCACGCTGGGCGCGGAGCACGGCGAGCCAGAGCCGCCGCTCCATCCGGATCTTCTCCTCCGGGGACCAGAGGGCGACCAGTTCCGGCGAGGCGTACCGGTGGGCGAGCACGTTCGGGATCGTCGTCACGTACCTCAGTCTCCCGCATCCGGTCGGAGCGGCGTCGGTGAGCCCCGTCCCCTGGGGCGGGGCTCACCGACTCAGGATCGAGGCAGCTCGTACACGGTGACCGGACCCGAGACGTGCCGGACCGGCGCCAGCCGGGCCAGCTCCGGCGAGACCGCCCCGGCGCGGGCGTCGGCGAAGAGCCAGCGCACACCGAACTCGCGACGCAGCCGGTCCAGGTCGGCTGCCGTGGGGGCGGTGAAGACCCGCTCGTTCAGCGCGAACAACTCCGCGTCCGGTGGGCCCTGCCGGGGGTAGCCGAGGCCGTCCTTGCCGTGCGCGGCCAGCGCCGCGTCGGTGTACGCCCAGCTCTCCACCACCGCCCGGTGCCCGCCCAGACCGGTCACCCAGTAGGCCCGCGCGTCGCAGTGTGGGGTCGTCCGCACCGGCCGGCAGTGCACATTGGTCGCGACCACGTCGTCGTCGGCGGCGTGCGCGTCCAGCCACAGCGCGCCACGCATCTCGGCGGCGGTCACCACGAACCGCTGGCCCGCCGGGTCGGCCGGAGCGGCCTCCTGGTTGACGGAGCGCACGATCCCCTCGACTCCCGGGACCACGCTGGCACCGAGGAGCGCCGCGGTCACGCCGGCCAACGCCACCGTCGACCACCGCCGGCCGCCGAGCCGCCCCGAGCCCGTCCGCCGCACGCCGGGCCGATGCCCGCCGTCCGGGTCACCGGGGCGGTCCCCACCCTTCTCACCGGACGTCTCCCCCGCGTCGGCGGGCTCGCCCGCCCCGGCCACAAGGGCACCGTCCGGCAGGTCCGGCCGGGGTGCGCCGTCGGGGTGGGCGATCCCGTCCCGGTCGGCGGCGCGGCGGCCGAGCAGGGCGGTGACGCCGACGGCGAGCGCCGCCGCGAGGATCACGAAGGCGGCGAGCCGGGCGGCGCTGCCGGCCAGCACCCCGAGCCAGCCCGCCGGAGTCGGCGCGGGCCGACCGATCGCCGGCGCGACCAGCTGCGCGACCGCGCCGGCCGCCGCGGCGGTCAACGCCGCCGGCCAGGCCGGCCGGATCGCCGCGAAGAACCATCCGGTCAGCACCGCACCGAACGGGATCACCGCCAGCCAGAAGTAGATCTGACTGGCCGACGGGTGGTGGAAGACCCAGGTTGCGCCGGCGCCGGCGGTCACCGCACCGGCGAGCAGCCAGCCGGCCGGGTCGGCCCGGTGTTCGCGGGACGCCGGCAGCAGGAAGCCGACCAGCCGGGGCGCCTGCATCAGCAGCCACCAGGCGAGCAGGGAGAGCACGACCACCCAGCCGGTCACATCGGCGTGGGCGAGGCCGGGGGTGAGCACCCCGCCCGCCTTGACGCCGTCGTCGGAGCCGACGGTCTCGCCGTACGCCAGCCAGAAGCGGAGCAGCCCGAACAGCTGCACCCGGAGGGTGCCCGCGCCACCGCCGGCGAAGAGCCGATACCCGACCCCCATCGCCGCGAGCAGACAGAGCAGTGCCGCCAGCGCCGGCCACGGCACCCGGCGGCGCGTCCACCAGGCGACCAGGCCGGCCAGCACGAGGCCGGCGATCAACGGCGGCAGGGCGCTGGACTTGGCACCGGCGCAGGCCAGCCCGATCGCCGGCACCAGCACCCAACCGGGGCCGAGGCCCCGACCCCGGACCACCTCGACGCAGAGCCCGGCGAGCAGCACCACGAGCGGCAGGACGTACGTCTGCGACGGGCTGGCGTACGACAGCGGGATGGTGCCGTCGGCGACGGTGGAGCCGAGGACCACCGGCAGCCCGACGTAGCCGAGGGCGGCGACGACCGGCCCGGACCACCACACTCCGGCCAGGTCCCGGGCAAGGCCCGCGGTGACCAGCGCCGCGGTGGCGACGACCGGCACCAGCCAGAGGCGCAGCAGCACCGTCGCCGGCGGCAGTCCGGTGATCATGCTGCCGGCGGCGATGTGGGCGTCCGAGAGGTAGTGGTAGCGCAGCGACTCGCCGGCCACGTGCGGCAACTCGAACGGCATGGACCGGGTCAGCTCCTGCACCAGACCCAGGTGATAGAGCAGGTCCTGGTAGTAGCCGTGATTCACCGGCGGCAACGGGACCAGGCGCCACTGGGCGACGCCCCAGATCAGCAGCAGCAGGAGAACCGCGCAGGTCGACCAGTGCCAGGCCACCGGGAGCGGCCGGCGCGGCCCGACCCGCCAGTGCCGGCGCAGCCGAGGCACCGCCACGAACGCTGCCACGACCGGCACCGGCCACCAGCGCAGCAGTTGCTGCCCGCCGGTCGCGGCGGCCAGCGCCCAGGCCGCCAGTTCGAGCAGGAGTCCGGTCGCCGCGCCGTAGCCGAGGTCCTCGGCCAGGTTGCCCCGGCCACCCCGCAGCGCGCGGTGCACCAGGGTCCCGGGCAGCACCAACGCCAGCCCCCAGTAGGCCGCGAATTTGATCACGTCGGCCGCCGGCACGCCCGTCCACCACCAGGCGGCGGGCAGCGCGGCGAGCACGACCAGCCAGGGCAGCGTCGCCAGGACCCGCTGGTCGACGGGCCGCCGAGCGGGGCCGACCGGTGCGGGGGCGCGCTCGGCGAGCAGCGCCTCAGCCACCGGTGACCACGGCGGGCTGGCGTGGCGACGGGGCGTCCGCCGCGTCGGGGTCGGCCGCCACCTCGTCGGCGTCCAGGGAGTCCGCGCCGATGTGGAACGTCGGGCGGCTCTGCACGGTGGCGTAGATCCGCCCGACGTACTCGCCGAGCAGGCCGAGGCAGACCAGCTGCACGCCGCCCAGCAGCAGCACGGCGACGAACGTCGAGGTCCAACCGGGGATGGTCACCCCGCGGAGGTGGGCGACGAGGCCGAACGCGATCAGCACAAGGCAGCCCAGGAAACTGACCGCGCCGAGCCAGGTGGCCAGCCGCAGCGGCGCGGCGGAGAAGTTGGCCACGCTGTCCCAGGCGAGGGCGACCATCTTCGGCAGCGGGTACTTCGTCTCCCCCGCCACCCGGGCGGCCCGGACGTAGCGCACCTCGGCGCTGGGGAACCCGAGCGCCGGCACCAGCAGCCGGTAGACCGGCGTGCGTTCGGGCAGCCGGCGCAGCGTCTCCACCACCTCCCGGCTGATCATCCGGAAGTCGCCGGCCTGGGCGGGTACCTCGGCGCCGACGACCCGCCGCATCAGCCGGTAATAGGCGCGCGCGGTGTGTCGCTTGAAAATCGTGTCGGTGCTGCGGTCGACGCGGACGCCGTACACCACGTGGGCGCCCGCCCGGGCCAGCCGGAGCATCTCGCTGATGGTCTCCGGCGGGTCCTGGAGGTCCGCGTCGAGGCTGACCACCCAGGCGCCCCGGGACCGGTGCAGGCCGGCGGTGAGGGCGGCCTGGTGACCGCTGTTGCGGCGCAGCCGGATCGTCCGCAACTGCGGCCACTCCCGGGACTGCTCGGTCAGCAGGGCGACGGTGCCGTCCCGGCTGCCGTCGTCGACGGCGACCACCTCGTACGGGACATCCAGCCCGTCGAGCACCGGCCGGAGCCGGGCGACGAAGGCGGGGATCACCGCTTCTTCGTTGAACATGGGGACGACCACGGACAGCGTGATCTCCCCAGATGTGTGCGTTCCCATCGCTTGCCGGCCCCGTTCCGGACGCAGAGGAGTCATCTGGTCACGTGCGTGGGCACGTGGCGAGTCACCTTCGCGTGACGAGATGGCGGCGGCCTGGCGCCGGCATGAACGGTTGACGAACGCTGGTCAGCCGCCCGGGAACGGCCGGCACGTCCGGCGACCCGCGACCGGTACGTCCCTTTGGGGGCGGCTCAGCGCTCCAGGATCGCCGTCACACCCTGGCCGCCGGCGGCGCAGATCGAGATCAGGCCACGGCCGGCGCCCTTCTCGGCCAGCAGCTTCGAAAGCGTCGCCGCGATCCGGCCGCCGGTCGCCGCGAACGGGTGTCCCGCGGCCAGCGAGGAGCCGTTGACGTTGAGCTTCTCGCGGTCGATCGCGCCGAGCGGGGCGTCCAGCCCGAGGCGGTCCTTGCAGAACTCCGGCGACTCCCACGCGGCCAGGGTGGCCAGCACCTGCGAGGCGAACGCCTCGTGGATCTCGTAGTAGTCGAAGTCCTGAAGGGTCAGCCCGGCCCGGGCGAGCATCCGCGGGACCGCGTACGTCGGTGCCATCAGCAGCCCCTCGTCGCCGTGCACGAAGTCGACGGCGGCCGTCTCCGACCAGCTGAACCAGGCGAGCACCGGCAGGCTGTGGGCGCGGGCCCACTCCTCGGAGGCGAGCAGGACGGTGGACGCCCCGTCGGTCAGCGGCGAGGAGTTGCCGGCGGTCATCGTCGCGTGCTCGGCGTCCGGCCCCTTGGCGCCGAAGACCGGCTTCAGCGAGCCCAGCTTCTCCAGGCTGGTGTCGGCACGGAGGTTCTGGTCCCGGGTCAGCCCGAGGTAGGGCGTCATCAGGTCGTCGAAGAAGCCCCGGTCGTACGCGGCGGCCAGCCGCTGGTGCGACCGGAGCGCCAGCTCGTCCTGCGACCGCCGGTCGACGTTCCAGCGCAGCGCCGTGCGGGCGGCGTGCTCCCCCATCGACAGTCCGGTACGCGGCTCGGCGTTGCGCGGGATCTCCGGCTTGAACGGCTGGAGCGGGCGGAGTTTCGCGGCCACCTTGAGCCGCTCGCCCAGCGTGCGTGCGCTGTTGAGCTTGAGCAGCGTCCGACGCAGGTCCTCGTTGACGGCGAGCGGCGCGTCCGAGGTGGTGTCCACGCCGCCGGCGATGCCGACGTCGATCTGCCCGAGAGCGATCTTGTTGGCGACCAGGATCGCCGCCTCCAGGCCGGTGCCGCAGGCCTGCTGGATGTCGTACGCCGGGGTGTGCGGGTCGAGCCGGGAGCCGAGCACCACCTCGCGGGTGAGGTTAAAGTCCCGGGAGTGCTTGAGCACCGCCCCGGCGACCACCTCGCCGACCCGCTGCCCGGCCAGCCCGTACCGGGCGATCAGCCCGTCCAGCGCAGCACCGAGCATGTCCGCGTTGGACGCGCTCGCGTAGCGCGAGTTGGAGCGGGCGAAGGGGATGCGGTTGCCGCCGATGACCGCCACCCGCCGGATGCTCTGCACGATCCGCCTCCTCGACAGTGTTGCCCGTACCCTACTCGCCAGTAGGCTACGCCTATGACCGACAGGTACGCGAGCTTCGTCCAATCGGGGGCCGGCCGCGCGCTGGTCAAGCGCCTCGGGCTGCCCGACCCGCCGCGACTGCGCCGGCACCGCCCCGGCGACCCGCTCCTCCCCGGGCCGGCCCTGCTGGGCGCGGCCACCGGCGGCCGGCTCGTCGAGCCGGTCGGCAAGCTGCTGGCCGCCGCCGGGACAGAGGTGCGCGAGCCGGCGGGGGTCGAACCGGAGGCGCGCTTCGGCGCGCTCGTCTACGACGCCACCGGCATCTCCGACTCGACCGGGCTGCGGCAGCTCTACGACTTCTTCCACCCGCCGGCCCGCTCGGTCGCGCCGAGCGGCCGGGTGATCGTGTTGGGCACCCCGCCCGCCGAATGCGCCGACCCCCGGGAGGCCACCGCCCAGCGGGCGCTGGAGGGGCTCACCCGCAGCATCGGCAAGGAGTTCGGCCGTGGCGTCACCGCCCAACTGGTGTACGCGACCCGCGCGGCCGGTGCCGGCGAGAACGGCCCGGACCTCCCGGCCGGCACGCTCACCGGCCTGGAAGCGACCCTCCGTTTCCTGCTCTCCGGCCGCTCGGCGTACGTCTCGGGGCAGGTGATCCGGATCGGCGCGGGTCCGGCGACCACGCCGGCCGACTGGGACCGCCCGCTGGACGGCCAGGTCGTCCTGGTCACCGGGGCTGCCCGCGGCATCGGCGCGGCGCTGGCCCGGGTGCTCGCCCGGGACGGCGCGCAGGTGGTGGCCCTGGACGTCCCGGCCGCCGGGGACGCGCTGGCCGGGGTGGCGAACGAGATCGGGGGCACCGCCGTACAGCTCGACCTGACCGCGCCGGACGCACCGACCCGGCTCGCCGAGCACCTCGCCGCCCGGCACGGCCGGGTCGACGTGGTGGTGCACAACGCCGGCATCACCCGGGACCGGACGCTCGGCCGGATGGACGCCGACCGCTGGGACCAGGTGATCGACGTCAACCTGTCGAGCCAGGAGCGGATCAACGACGTCCTGCTGGACCGTGAGTTGATCCCCACCGGCGGGCGGCTCGTCTCGGTCTCCTCGATCGCCGGGATCGCCGGCAACCGCGGCCAGACGAACTACGCCACCAGCAAGGCCGGCGTGATCGGGCTGGTCGACTCGCTCGCCCCGGCGTTGCGCGAGCGCGGGATCAGCGTCAACGCCGTCGCTCCGGGCTTCATCGAGACCCGGCTGACCGCCCGGATCCCGGTGATGATCCGCGAGGCGGGCCGCCGGATGAACAGCATGTCCCAGGGTGGGCTGCCGGTCGACGTCGCCGAGACGATCGGCTGGCTGTCCTGGCCGGCCAGCGGGGCGGTCAGCGGCAACGTGGTCCGCGTCTGCGGCCAGAGCCTGCTGGGGGCGTGATGAGCGAGCCCTCCACCGACACCACGCCCGAGCCGGCCACCGGCCGGACGACCGTCGAGCTGCCCCGGATGCCCGCGGCCGGGCCGCTCTACCGCCGCGCGCTGGCCGGCGCGCTGCCCGGCGCCGGCCGCCGGCGGGCCGCCGAACCGCCGGCGGTGCGACTGACCGTCAGCGGCGTGCCGGTCGACCGCGGCCACCTGGCCGACTACGACCGGGTCTGCGGGTTCCGGCTGACCGACCGGCTGCCGGCGACCTACCCGCACGTGATGGGCTTCCCGCTGGCGCTGCGGCTGATGACCGCGCCGGAGTTCCCGGTGCCGCTGACCGGCGTGGTGCACGTGGCGAACCGGATCTCCGTACACCGGCCGATCGGCAGCGACGAGAGGCTGGACTTCGCCGCGTACGCGGAGAACCTGCGCCCGCACGACCGGGGGCGGCAGCTCGACGTCGTCCTCGTCGGGTCGGTCGACGGGGAGGAGGTGTGGCGCGGCGTCTCGACGTACCTCGGCCGGGAGCGGCGCGGCGGCGGCGGTGAGCGGCGCGACCGGGGTGAGCGGCCCCCCGCGCCGGCCGCCTCGGCGACCTGGCGGGTCGAGCCCCGGGTGGGCGTCGACTACGCCCGGGTCTCCGGTGACCACAACCCGATCCACACCTCGCGGCTGGGCGCCCGGCTGTTCGGCTTTCCGCGCCCGATCGCGCACGGCATGTGGAGCAAGGCACGCTGCCTCGCCGCGCTGGAGAACCGGCTGCCGGACACGTTCACCGTCGACGTGGCGTTCAAGCTGCCGGTGCCGCTGCCCGGGACGGTCGCGTTCAGCGCCACCCCGGCCGGTGCCGGGTGGGAGTTCGCCCTGCACGACGCCCGCTCCGCCCGCCCGCACCTCGCCGGCTCGGTCCGCTGAGCAGGCGCGGTCGGCGTCGGAGGCCCAATTTGTAGGGGAATAGGCCCTTCACGTCAGCTCGACCAGCAGCATGAGGGCATGGACGCCGTGATCGACCTGCTGCGGGACACGGTCACGTCCCCCTGGATGTACCTGGTGCTGATCGGCGCCACCGCGATCGACGCGTTCTTCCCGGCGATCCCGAGCGAGGCGGCGGTGATCACCGCCGCCGTCCTGTCGTCCGCCGGCGGGCACCCCAACCTGATCGGAGTGATCCTCTCGGCCGCGGTCGGCGCGCTGATCGGCGACCACATCTCGTACGCGATCGGGCGCGGTGGCGGGTCGCGGCGGTTGGCCCGCTTTCCGGAGCAGAGCCGGCGGCGGACCGGATC from Micromonospora sp. WMMD812 harbors:
- the purL gene encoding phosphoribosylformylglycinamidine synthase subunit PurL yields the protein MTTHPDPVRETPEAFPAAPAQPVEPSPAAVVPPAAAAQPARPAEPTAADWADGVDTVPRAGGTPGELQPYAELGLRDDEYDRIRQILGRRPTQAELAMYSIMWSEHCSYKSSKVHLRQFGEKAPSSDRLLAGIGENAGVVQVSDELAVTFKVESHNHPSFVEPYQGAATGVGGIVRDILAMGARPVAVMDPLRFGAADHPDTARVLTGVVAGVGGYGNCLGLPNIGGELVFDPSYQGNPLLNALCLGVLPVNRLQNKAAAGPGNVVVLMGAKTGRDGIGGVSVLASATFDEGSEARRPAVQVGDPFTEKLLIEACLELYDAELVVGIQDLGGAGLTCALTETAAAAGTGMRVWLERVPLREPSMEPHEILASESQERMLLVVAPDKLDAVLKTAEKWGVLATAIGEVTAPAPDGRPGRLTITWRDHLVVDVPPGSLVDDGPVYARPMREPADLILLQADRAETLPRPADPEALRETVLRMIASPNLADKTWVTEQYDRYVLGNTVLAQPEDSGVIRIDERTGLGVALSVDGNGRYTRLDPYHGTKLALAEAYRNVAVTGAKPIAVTNCLNFGSPEDPGVMWQFAEAVRGLADGCAELGIPVTGGNVSFYNQTGAAAIHPTPVVGVLGVLDNVADRVPMGFVPRPNGDHDQLFLLGETHVELSGSEWAWVTHEHLGGIPPQVDLAREKALAELLAEAARVGHLSSAHDLSDGGLAQSLVESCLRRGVGARIAVPEQFAGGSMPFVYLFSESAGRVLVSVPRGHEKAFTALCAERGVALELIGVTDPTGGALEVHGQFRIGLDELRAAHTATLPKLFGGLESVEVPAPATGVAGAVEAVPLPVADSAAEVAPVDPESVESEPIASAGPVAPAGPVEPVAAQAADEPIGDEPADPDSGATEQPSAPDER
- the purQ gene encoding phosphoribosylformylglycinamidine synthase subunit PurQ, with the protein product MTARVGVVTFPGSLDDGDAARAVRLAGAEPVRLWHGDPDLHGVDAVVLPGGFSYGDYLRCGAIARFAPVMETIVDAARGGLPVLGICNGFQILCEAHLLPGALTRNQHLHFRNRDQFLRIETAGTAWTNAFQPGQEILIPVKNGEGCYVADAATLDQLEAEGRVVARYIGGNPNGSQRDIAAITNQAGNVVGIMPHPEHAVEALTGPSLDGLGFFTSALKHLVGAPA
- the purS gene encoding phosphoribosylformylglycinamidine synthase subunit PurS, translated to MPRVVVDVMLKPEILDPQGQAVANALPRLGVSDVASVRIGRRIEIEFTGEPDLDRAREIADKLLANPVIEDFTVRLVEADETAGARP
- a CDS encoding DUF1986 domain-containing protein, with protein sequence MRIRSLLVAISTALVGVVGAASGATAAPEGPQPIIGGGTVSSAPWAAAVFSNGSFTCSGSVIAAQWVLTARHCVSGSMSVRVGSVYRSSGGVTRTVSATYTRYDLALMRLSSSVSTSAVTLATSNPPIGSTNSIYGWGMTCYSGCSASSQLKTANVQVTSNSATDAYGGQAIRSTRINGNAWRGDSGGPQFYNGRQVGVASTADGVNIQNYGSVAYNRSWITSVAGV
- a CDS encoding YbjQ family protein — protein: MLVVTTDQLPGYEIRQILGEVVSSMARTRNPYREGVKNLRGGAYDPMAPDNLTRWRTDSVARLGEEARRLGANAVIGMRFDSRDCGEMWMEICAYGTAVIVVPKVPDVMPHDQPLVAAETAHEPELAEAPSGIAEPASAPNLSTAAETPTREP
- the purB gene encoding adenylosuccinate lyase, encoding MTTIPNVLAHRYASPELVALWSPEEKIRMERRLWLAVLRAQRDLGVPVPDGVVEAYERVVDDVDLASIAARERVTRHDVKARIEEFSSLAGHEHVHKGMTSRDLTENVEQLQIRASLELIRDRVVATLARLAWHAHEYSGVVMAGRSHNVAAQATTLGKRFASAAEELLIAYERLEDLIARYPLRGIKGPVGTAADQLDLFDGDAEKVAELERRVAGHLGFSRVLDSVGQVYPRSLDFDVVSALAQVAAGPSSLATTIRLMVGQELVTEGFKPGQVGSSAMPHKMNTRSSERVNGFAVIIRGYLSMVGELAGDQWNEGDVSCSVVRRVALPDAFFAADGLFQTFLTVLDEFGAYPAVINRELERFLPFLATTKILVAAVRRGVGREVAHEVIKEHAVAVALGMREKGALENDLFDRLAADGRLGLTRAEIDELVADRAAFVGAAPAQVQSVTRRISKIVESHPDAATYSPPPIL